The DNA sequence CATCGAATGTGCCTTTTAATATTGCAAGGGGGAACCAGAATGTAGTAGATCCCTATAATAATTACTGGGACGGAAGAAGCCAGGCCGAGCCTTTGTTCAGAGGGATCCGCGATTGCAATATCTTCCTGGAAAAGATCCACGAGGTGCCTGATATCGACGATTTCGAAAAGCATAAGTGGATGGCGGAAGTGAATTTCCTGAAGGCCTATTTTCATTTCTACCTTCTCCGGATGTACGGGCCTATTCCGATCATGGATGAGAACCTGCCGATTACCAGCGGTACGGATGCCGTGAAAGTGGAAAGGCAGCATGTGGATACCTGTTTTAACTATATCGTAAACCTGCTGGACAAGGCGGCGGCAGACCTTCCCGAAGAAATAGAGCTGGAAGCAATCGAGGCAGGTCGAATAACAAAGCCGATCGCCAAGGCCGTAAAGGCAAAAGTGTTAATATATGCCGCCAGCCCATTGTTTAACGGGAATAAGGATTATACTGGTTATGTAGGAAACAGCGGAGAGCAATTATTCGATCCGCAATATTCGGTGGAAAAATGGGAACGGGCGGCGGAAGCCTGCAAGGAAGCCATCGAACTCAGCCATGCTACCGGACACGAATTGTTCTACTGGCAGCCTAACCAACCGGATATTTCCGAACAGACAATTGCCAAAATGCATATCAGGAATAGTGTGACCGAAGAGTGGAACCGGGAGATTATCTGGTCCAATACCAATAGCATGACCAGTTTTACGCAATGGGCCTCCCAGGCCAGGCTGGTCCCGGAACCAACCGCCAATATTCAATCATTGCTGGCGCCCACCATGCGAATGGCAGAATTGTTCTATACGGAAAACGGCGTGCCTATTACAGAGGACAAGACCTGGGATTATGCGGGCAGATTTCAGTTACGGACCGCCACGCCGGAAGAGAAATATTTGATCAAAGAAGGTTACCAGACGGTTGCGCTCCATTTTCAGCGGGAAACGCGGTTTTATGCGAGTCTCGCATTTGACGGTGCAATATGGTACGGCCAGGGCAGGTTCAACGACGATGATCCTTTCTACGTACAGGCAAAAATGGGCCAGAACGCCGCCCGGAAAGCGGTTGCCTATTATTCCGTAACCGGCTACTGGCCCAAAAAGCTTGTCAATTTCAATAACCCGGTAAGCCTTGGAGTCTCTTATGCCGCCGAAGCTTATCCCTGGCCCGAGATCAGGCTTGCCGATCTTTACCTGTTGTATGCAGAAGCACTGAACGAGACGAATGGACCCGGCCCGGAACCCTTAAAGTGGATCAACCTTGTGCGGGAACGGGCGAGTTTGAAAACCGTGGAAGAATCCTGGTCGGCTTATTCGAAAACACCCGGTAAATATCAGAATCAGAATGGCCTCAGGGAAATAATTCACCAGGAGCGGATGATAGAGATGGCATTTGAAGGACAGCGTTTCTGGGACCTCAGGAGGTGGAAAAAAGCCGAACAGGTAATGAATTCGCCGATAAGAGGCTGGACAACGGAGGAGGAAGAGGCCACCGGTTACTACCAGGTTCAAACACTATTTAACCAAGCCTTTCAAAAGCGCGACTATTTCTGGCCTATACGCGAGCAATCATTGATCGAAAATGAAAAGCTCATTCAAAGCCCGGGATGGTAATAGGTGTTTAGTATCAAGTATCAAGACAAAAGTATCAAGTATCATGAATACTAATAAAGTTTTTTTAGGGTTTCTTGGCATGCTGATGATAGTTTCAGCCTGTAAAAAGGATCAGCATAAAATGACGCCCCTCGACAACGACGGTGCGGCGCCCGCTGCCATATCCAATGTTGAGGTGGAGAACCTGCCCGGTGCCGCCAGAATATCGTATACCTTGCCGGACGATGAGGATCTGCTCTATGTAGTGGCCGAATGCGAAACGGAGAACGGAATCAAGGAAGGAAAGGCTTCTCTTTTTGGCAATGGCTTGCTCCTGGACGGGTTTGGTGATACCAGGGAGCGGAAAGTAACCCTGTATGCCGTAGATCGCGGCGAAAATAAATCTGAACCGGTAACGGTAAACATACAACCCCTGACACCTCCCATGCAAATGATCCGTAACTCAGTAGAAGTGAACGAGGACTTTGGGGGAGTGAAGATAAATTTCAAGAATGAGCTGGAAGCGCCGGTGGTAATCAACATTCTTACCCCGGACTCTGTGGGGGAATGGTCGGAGGTGGAAACATGGTATACCAGCCAGGAAGAAGGAGCTTTTTCTATCAGGGGTTTTGAAGCAAAGAAGCGGAAGTTTGCCATTTATGTCCGCGATCAGTGGGAAAACCTTTCCGATACGCTGATCGTAGAAAAGGTTCCCTTGTTTGAAGAAGAACTGGATAAATCAAATTTCTCCCAATATAACCTGCATTCGGACGCGTCCGCGGGCTATGGCTGGGTCATGACCAGGATGTGGGATGGCAGCGTGGACGAACCCAACGGATTTCACACCGCTCCCGGTTCTACTTTCCCTCATCATTATACGTTTGATCTTGGCGGTGTTTACCAGTTGAGCCGTTACACGATGTGGCAAAGGGGGCTTATCAGCGGCACCGATTTCTTATACGCTCACGGAAATCCAAGGCAATGGGAAATCTGGGGCGCTACCGATCCCGCATCCGACGGAAGCTGGGACGGCTGGACCAAGCTGGCGGATTGCGAATCAATTAAACCTTCCGGCTCACCGATCGGGACTGTGACAAATGAAGACAGGGAGTATGCCATGAGAGGGCATGAATTCCTTATTCCCCTGGAGGCGCCGGCCGTGCGGTATATCCGGCTTAAGATCATCAATACCTGGGGCGGGGCCTCTTATTCTCATGTTATGGAACTTTCTTTCTGGGGTGCGGGGCAATGACGTTGCTTCGCAACGGTTCAAAGTTTAAAGTTCAAGGGTTAAAGTTCAAAGTTTAAAGTTTTTGATCTATGCAGTTACAAAAATATAAGAAATGCGGACTGTTGTACGCTTTCTTGGTTGGTTTGGCGGGCTGCTGCCTCCTTGCCTGCAGCAAAATGGACGATACTTATGACGAGTTCCTGGAAGGGGGTGAACGAATCTACACCGGCAGGGTTGATTCGGTAGCGGCTTATTCAGGGTACAAACGCGTGGCCCTCTCATGGCTGCTGATCTCCGACCCGAAGATTACCTATTGTAAGGTCTTATGGAACAACGGTACTGATTCCCTGCGCATACCGGTAATTCGGAGTACCGGTGTTGACACCATACACGTAGTCCTGGACAATCTTGAAGAGGGCGTGTACACATTTGATATTTATACCGGCGATGACAAAGGGCATTCCTCGCTTAAAGTAAGCGCTATTGGCCGGGCTTACGGCGACGAATACACCGGCAATATGCCGGATATGCCTTTCAGCCGCGCCAAATGGTCGGATGATAAAACGACCATCAAATGGGGTTTCAAAGAAGGAAACGACATTCTCACCGGGGTGGAACTGAACTACACGGATCGTTCAGGCGGGGAACAGCGCATGGTGGTATTCCCGGACAGCCTTGAAACTGTTATGGAAGATTATAAAAAAGGCACGGAGTTCCGCTACCGTACCATGTACCTCCCGGATTCCACCGCTATTGATACCCTGTATACGGATTATCTGACCGTTTCACCCCTAATAGAACATGAAATGGATAAATCCGCCTTTGCGGAATACGTCCTTCCCTCGGATGCCCCTTCGGCCTGGGGATGGCTGCTGCCAATGCTGTGGGACGGGAATATCAATGCGCCGAACGGATTCCATACGCCTTCGGATGTAGGTTTTCCTCATCATTATACCTTTGACCTGGGTAAGGAAACTGTGCTGAGCCGTTTCAAACTCTGGCAGCGCGGCGCTGCTGCAGGTGACGGTTACCTGTACTCCGGCGGGAACCCGAAGCAATTTGAGGTCTGGGGCTCCACCGCGCCCGCCGCCGACGGCAGCTGGGAGGGCTGGACAAAGCTCCTGGACGCTCAGTCCTTCAAACCTTCCGGCCTCCCGGTAGGGCAGCTGACGGATGAGGACAAGGCTTATGCCGCAGCCGGGGAAGAGTTTCACTTTCCGTCGAACACACCTCCCGTACGGTATATCCGTGTAAAAGTGATCAATAACTGGAGAGGCGATCCTTATTCCCACTCCAATGAGATCACGTTCTGGGAAGTGGAGAATTAATATGGTTCAGTTAACTTTATGCATGAAGCTGCTTAAACGAATTGCTTTATTACGCACAATCCCCCGCTATATTCTCCTGAATGACAAAGGAGAAATTGTCAACCGGGAATTTGAACGCCCCTCCTGGGATACCTTCGTTTATGAACTGAACGAGGCAATCGAGACAGACCAGGAAAACTAATTGAAATCGAGATGAAAAATATTGGCGAAAACGGATTATTATTGCAAATTTGGGCTTGTATAAAACGCAATTACTAAAGAAAATGAGAAAATCCCTGTTCCCGGTACTGATGTGCTTTACCTGTGCTTTTTTTATGAATTCCTTGTCTGCCGAGGCACAATCTTCCGATGACGGGAGCATTTTGTTGAGCGACTATGCCTACACCCGGAGGATAACCTGGTGGGAACCATTGTTATCCAGGGAGCGGAAGATGCTTCCGCGGAGGATTTCGTGCTTCGCGGAGACAATGCCGGTAAATTCAAAATAAAAAAGGGCAACCAGCTATTTATTCGCGGCAAATATGCCAAGTCCGCTGAAAAATGGGTTGACCTTGCCATTGGTACTGCGGACGGCCAGCTGAGTGCGGATTTCAGGATACTGAAAGATCAGTTTCATACCAATGGGGTAATTGCCCACAGGGGTGCCTGGAAAAACACAAAGGTTCCCCAGAATTCCATCGCCTCATTTGAAGAAGCGGTGAAGCTGGGATGTGAAGGGTCCGAATTCGACGTGCATCTAAGCGCGGATTCCGTGACCATTCTTTTTCATGACCGCGACAAGGAAGGGCTCGTCATTGAGAAGACCAGCTATAAGGACCTTTCTGAAGAGAGATTGAGCAACGGAGAGGTACTTCCCGAACTTGTTGACTTTCTCAAGGCGGCAATGAATCAGAATACGACAAAGATGGTACTGGAAATCAAGCCTTCGGCCGTTAGCAAGGAACGGGGGATCGCACTGACCGAAATGGTCGTGAGGCAGGTGCGGGAAGCAAAGGCACAGGCCTGGGTGGATTACATCAGTTTCGGATATGATATTTGCCAGCGGCTGCTGGAGCTGGACCCCTATGCTAATGTGGCTTACCTGAACGGGGACAAGGCCCCCTCTGAGGTAGCTGCCGATAAGTTATTCGGCCTTGATTATAACCAGAAGGTATTCCGGGAACACCCTGACTGGATCACGGAAGCAAAGGAACAAGGGCTTACGCTCAACGTCTGGACCGTGAATAAGGCGGAAGATATGGATTGGTTCCTTGAAAAAGAATTTGATTTTATCACCACCGACGAACCTGAGTTACTGCTTGAAAAAGTGAAGAAGTAGGGTTGTAAAACAAAACGGCCCTGCGAATTGTACATATAGGCATTCAATGGATGTGCTATCAACACCTTTTCCAGGGCAGGTCCTGCCTCAGCTGAATTGGGAATTATCATTCAGGCCTTACCTTGATTTTATAGAGGCGCAAATCAGCCGGAGCCGGAGTACTACCCATAAAACTTACCTGGAAGCAATTGCTGCAATTCTCCGGCAAAATCCTGTTTTGCTCGAACCGATTGAAGATTTCAGCATTCTTGAGAATTTTTCCGAACTGGCGGAATTGATAAAGCTGAACCATGTTCAGCGGGATATCCGGGGAGAAGAACCCATGTTTGCCATAGGCACTCCCTTTCCCATGCAATTATTTTCCTATTCGGAGAATTTCCGGGCCCTGATGCTGGATGAGCAAAATATGTGTAAGTCCTGCCTTTCCTGCGAGTTTGTGGACAGTGATCACCTGCGCAAACTTTACTGGATGGTACTGGAAAAATGCTACGGGCTGGACCTGGACCAGCGCCTGCTTCCGGATACTTTTTTACGGCTGAAGGACGAAGGCAGGATGAGGCGAAAGCATTACCGTTTTTCGGTGAACCATCATTTCGTTAACCTGAGGCACAGCAGCGGCTTGCCCCCTTTGCAGCAGGAATGGATTGACTTTGCATTGGGCCTTATCCGCCATGCCGGCGATCTTAAAATACCACTGCCGCTGGAGGATTTTATTGCCGAAGGTTTCATGGTATTTACGATCCGGGATGAGACGGAAGAAATGTCTCTGCAGGAACTGCAGCGAACGATTGCCGATATGCATACGGTTCCGGAAGAAACGACCTTTACCAATATAAAACAGGCTACCTTATCCCTGCTGGGAAAGGACGAAGTTGAACTGGGCATTTTACCCTTTATCAGGATCAATAAGCAATACAGGTACCATGCCGCGTATAACCGGTCCAGCGTGATCTTTGAATTGCTTAGCCGGGAACTTCCGGAAGAAAAGCTAAGCGATATCTTCCACAAACTTCTTAACAGGTACCTGGAGCGTAAGGAAGGCGGATGGCTTATTTACAATGACCTGGAAGAAAGCGCGGAAGAAAATGAAGTGGAACAGCTGATGAACCGCTACGGGTTTCAAAGCCTGGGTATATTCCCCGTCTGGCATCGTGAAAAATTGCTGGGCATTTTGGAAGTAGCCAGTAAAAAGCAGCAGGTGATCGATACAAAACTAACCCGGAAAATAGAGCAGGCCCTTCCCCTTTACCGGGAATTCTTAACCTACCAGACCGGCAGGCTGGCAGAACGTATGAATTCCTATATCATGCGCCGATACACGGCCATACAGCCCGCTGTGCAATGGAAGTTCAACGAGGCTGCCTGGAAGGCCTTTGCGGAAAATATCGTGGGAGCAAAAGACGGCCAGGCCGCTCCCGAGAATATCCGTTTTGAAAACCTTCATCCCTTTTATGGCGCGGTAGACGTCCGGAACTCTTCCGTGGAGCGTCTAAACGCGGTGCGGCAGGACCTGTGGTTGCAGCTGGAGTATCTTGAAGTATTGCTGGATATTGCGGAATCCACCGCAGACGTAAAGGAGATGCAGCAAAAAGTACAGCGGTGGCAGCAATTGATCAATCTCAATATCACCCTGGAAGAGGAGGTAGACCTGCGCGATTTCCTGGAAGAAAGCGTGAGCTTTGTCAGTACGTTAAAGCAGGGAGGGCTGCTCCCCCTGGACGAGGCCCGGGATTTCGAACAGAAAATGAAGGATGAAAGCAGCGAGTTTCATTCGGCAAGCTGGGGGTTTGAACAAAGCCTGAAGCAAGTGAATGAGTCCCTGAAGGCTTCTCTTGAACAGGCCGAAGCAACGCTGCAGGAAAGGATCCCTCATTATTTTGAAAAGTTCAAGACCGACGGCTGGGAATTCAATCTGTATGCCGGGGAAAGCATTTCTCCCTGGCGCTCCTTTTCAGAGGAAGACGCGGATGCCGTATGTCGCTGGCAGCTGGATACCATGATCGCGATGGCGAATGCTTCCCACGCAGTAAGGCCGAAGCTATTATATCCTCTGAATACCACCCAGCTGGTTTTTGTTCATAGTAACCTGGTTGATATTAGCTACCGTTCCGATGAGCGGCGGTTCGACGTGGAAGGCGCGTACAGCATCCGGTATGAAGTAATAAAAAAGCGGATTGATAAGGTGCGTTTGCTCGGCAGCGAAGAACGGCTCACCCAACCCGGAACCATTGCCATTGTGTATGTGCATAGCCGCAACGCCGTCTATTACAGGAAGCAGCTGCGCACGCTTATCTCGGAAGGGAAGCTCTTGCCCGGCATTGAAATGCTCGATCTTGAAGAATTGCAGGGAATCAGCGGATTGAAAGCCCTGCGCGTACGTATAAATTACCGGAAGTTATGAAAGCTTTATTTTTAACGCCCCTCGTGCTGGTGGCCTGCGCGGGGACTTCCTCGAAAATGCCCGCCTCCTTGCCGGAAGGCTATACATACGAAAACCTGCAGGAAATCGAACTTGAAAAGGAACTGGAAGAGATCTCCGGCATAACCTATGACGGCGGCGGATTCCTGGCCCATAACGATGAAGAAGGGATCATTTACCGGCTGGATAAGTCATACCGCATAAAAGCCTCCCTCCCCTTTGGCGAAGAAGGCGATTACGAGGAGCTGAAAAAGGTCAATGAGGCGCTGTACGTATTAAAGAGCAAGGGGCATATCTGGTCCATGGGCTACGACGGAACAAGGCTTAACATGATACAGGAACATAAATGGCCCGGCGAAAAAGCGGAATTTGAGGCGATGTTCTATGATAAGGAGAAGCGCTCCCTGGTGCTGATCTGCAAAAATGAAAAAGGAGACAAGGAAACGCGTATCACCCGCGGCTATGCTTTTTACCCCGAAGAAAGCCGTTTTGGGAAGGAAGCTGTATTCAATCTCGAATGGGACGAAGCCGCCCGCGTAGCCGGAACGGAAATTAAAGCGCTGCACCCTTCCGCGGCGGCCGTTCACCCGCTCACCGGTGCAATTTATATCCTTGCCTCGATAGAGAAATTATTGCTGGTGGCGGACCGGGAAGGCGGAGTAAAGGAAGTCCACCGGCTCGGCAAGGAACTATTTGCCCAGCCGGAGGGAATTACTTTTGACGAGGCCGGGAACCTGTATATTAGCAATGAAGCGGGTGATGCCGGAGCAGCCACGCTCCTGGCCTTTTCTTACCAGGCGGCTAATTGATCAATATCATGCCATTCTCCAGCAAGCTCCGTATCGTTTTCCTGGTATTGACAGCAATGTTCGTTGCTGCTTCTCTCTCCGCGCAGGAAAGGAACGCGGGGCCGCGTCAGCGGGTAATACTGATAGGGGATGCCGGGCGTTTGCTGAACGGAAGGGCGATCGTTCCGGAAGCTGCCGCCAGCATGATAAACCCGGGCGACAGCCGGGTGACCGTCGTTTTCCTGGGTGATAATGTATACGATAAAGGCTTACCCGGCGAAGAAGACAAAAACTATTCGGAAAGCGTGCATATCCTGCAGCGGCAATTAGCTCCCTTTGAGGGTTATAAGGCGGCTGTTTATATGATTCCCGGGAATCATGACTGGCAAAAGGGCGGCCCGCTTGGCTGGGACCGTATTAAAAGGCAGGCCGCCTGGGTGGATAGCCTCCCCGGAGACCGGGTAGTTTTTTTACCGCAGGGAGGCTGTCCCGGCCCGGAAGAAATAACGCTGGGTGATAGTGTTGTCCTGGTGATCGTGGATACGCAATGGTGGCTGCATCCTTTTGAAAAGCCGGGAGAGGACAGCGATTGCGACTGCAAGAACCGGGAAGAAGTGCTGGCGGCGCTGGAAGACATTGCCTGGCGCAACCGGCATAAGAAAATAGTTTTCGCAGCGCATCATGCTTTCCGCACTCATGGTATCCACGGCGGGTATTTCACCTTAAAACAGCATATTTTCCCCTTAACCGACCTCCATCCGGACTGGTATTTCCCACTGCCCCTGGTTGGCTCCATTTACCCGCTTAGCAGGGGTGTGTTCGGCGATATCCAGGACCTGCAGCATCCCGAGTACCGGTATATGGTGAAGTCTATGGAAGAAGCAATGGAAGCGGCAGAGGATGTCACCTGGGTAGGCGGGCATGATCATGCCCTGCAGCTTCTGCGGGACAAGGAGCGATATTATATCGTCAGCGGCTCGGGTATCAATATGGAACGGGTAAGAACCGCTTCCAATACCTTGTTTGCTTCCGGGAAGAGAGGATTTGCAGAGATCCTGTTTTTGGAGAACGGGAATAAGGAAATCCGTTTCTTTGAAGTAGATACGGCCGGGAATGCCCGTCTGGCTTTCAAAAAGGAACTGCCGGCAGGAGCCCGCCCGGCGGAAGCTGAGCTTGCAGGGGGGACCAGCTTGCGGCGGAAGCTGCGCCAGCGGCCGGCGATGGGGCAGGAGTCCCCGGGACGAAAGACCAGCTTGCAACGAAAGATGTGCCAGCGGCGGACGGTGTGGCCGGAGCCCGCCCGGCGGAAGAGCCTGTGCCAGTCCGGTCAAAAAAGGCATCCCGGGACAGTATTACCGTGGCCATTGCTCCTGAGTACGATGAAGCGGGGGAAATGCACCGGTTTTTTTTCGGTCAGAATTATCGCCGGCTCTGGGCCACTCCCGTTAAAATGCGGGTTTTCCGGCTTGAAGAAGAAATGGGAGGGCTGGAAATTGTAAAAAAGGGAGGCGGGCAGCAGACACTTTCCCTGCGGCTGGCGGATAGTTCGGGAAAGGAATGGAACCTCCGGACCGTCCAGAAGAACCCTGAAAAGGCGCTTCCGCCCAGGTTAAGGGCCACCGTTGCGGAAAAGATTGTCCAGGACCAGATATCGGCCGCCCATCCCTTTGGTGCGCTGGCGGTGCCAACCGTTGCCGGGGCCCTGGATATTCCTCATGCCAGGCCGGAACTGGTGTACCTGCCCGATGATCCTGCGCTGGGAATGTACCAGGAAGATTTTGCGAATGCGGTATATACCTTTGAAGAGCGGGAGCCTATACCGGATGATACTAAAAGCACGACTTCTGTCCTGGAAAAGCTGCAAGAGGACAACGATCACGTCATAGATGAAAAAGCCGTATTGAAGGCCCGCCTGCTGGACCTGCTGATCGGCGACTGGGACCGGCACGAAGATCAATGGCGATGGGGAAAGGTTGACAAGGAACACGGTAATATTTATTACCCGATCCCCCGCGACCGGGACCAGGTTTTTTTTACCAATAGCGGCCTGTTCCCGGGAATTGCCGCGCGAAAGTGGGCCATGCCCAAGTTCCAGGGGTTTAAGCCGTCTATACGCGATGTGAACGGCTTTATGTTCAATGCGCGTTATTTTGACCGCCTGTTCCTGCATGAACTGGAAGAAGAGACCTGGCAGGAAACTGCTTCCCTGGTACAGGAAACGCTTACCGACCGGCTGCTGGATTCGGCATTACACCAGATGCCCGACACTATCTACCGGCTTTCGGGCCGAAAGATTCTCCATACCCTGAAAGCAAGAAGGGATCACCTGAAGCAGGACGCCCTGGATTATTATCACTTCCTGGCCAGGGCCGTAGATATTCCCGGTTCGGACCAGCCTGATCTTTTCCAGGTTTCCCTCGAGAAAGATGGCCGCGTAAAAGTAAGGGGAAGCAAAGTGGAAAAACGGGAACGGGTATTTTATGAACGCAGCTTTTACCCGGCCGTCACGAAGGAGGTCAGGATCTACGGCCGGGATGATGAAGATGTGTTTGAGGTGAGCGGCGCCGGTCATTCCCCGATAAAAATACGGATGATCGGCGGCTCCGGGACCGATATTTTCCGGGTGGGAGAAGAGGTGAAAGGGAAAGGCCGCCTGTTTATTTATGACCGTTCCGACCTTGAAAATACTTTTCCTCCCCGCGGTAAAGCAGTCCTGAGGACGTCTGAAGAGGCCGCGGTAAATGAATACGATCCGCAGAGCTTTCAGTACGACCGGCTGATGCCCTTATTGACCGCAGGCTACAACCTGGACGATGGGGTTTTCCTGGGCGCTGGTTTTCAATATATTCACCATGCGTTTCGCAAGGAACCCTACGCTTCCAGGAATAAATTAATGGTTGGCCACGCATTGGCTACCAGCGCCTGGTTTTTGGATTACGAAGGGGAGTTCATGCAGCTGCTGGGGAACATGGACCTGCTCGCGGACCTGGAGGCGAAAGCCCCCCATAACACGACTAATTTCTTTGGCGCGGGCAACGAGACGGTTTTCCGGGAAGAACTGAGCGATCCAGCTATCCAGTATTACCGCACCCGATATAACCTGGTGGAAGGGGAAGTAAAGATCCGCTTGCCCCTGGGAAACAGCTTACGGGTTTTTGGCGGACCGGCGGGACAATATTTTAACATGCGGAGCGAGGAGAACGATGAGCGCTTTATCCGGGATTATGCCGGGCTGCACCCGCAGGACGAATTATTTACCCACAGGACCTTCGCCGGCCTGGTTGCCGGTTTTGAAATAGATACCAGGAACCATGAGCTGACACCGACCAGGGGCTTTTCCTGGAATACGACTTTTAAAGGAATGCAGCAGGTGCAGGGTGAAAAAGACCGGTATGGGCAATTGCAAACGGAGCTGCGCCTGTTTACGAGTTTTAACCTGAACCCGCGGCTGGTGATCGCCAATCGCATCGGCGCGGGATATACCTTTGGGGAACCCGGGTTTTACCAGCTTTTATACCTTGGCGGAAAGCAGAATCTCCGGGGTTACCGGAATTTTCGCTTTGCGGGAGAAAGCATGTTCTATCACAATATCGAGCTTCGTTTGAAACTATTTGATTTTACTTCGTATCTTTTTCCCGGCTCGGTGGGCCTGACCGGCTTTCACGATATCGGGCGCGTCTGGCGGCCCGGCGAAGATTCGGATAAATGGCATCAAGGTTATGGCGGCGGGATTTACCTGGTGCCTGCGGAGATGCTGGTGCTGAGCGGATCGGTCGGATTTTCGGAAGAAGAAATACTTCCGTCTGTTTCCCTGGGTTTTCAGTTCTGAAGAATTAATTAAACAAACGATATGCCTGCCACAGGATTAATGGAAAAGACGGCTGCGTATGTACGGGACCTGTACAAGGAACACGCAAATGAAAACCTGATCTATCACACCCTGGAACACACCGAGGGTGTAGTTAAAGCGGCTGAGCAGATAGCGGACCATTACCAGTTGGATGAAACGGATTACCTGGCAGTATACATCGCCGCCTGGTTCCACGACACCGGCTATCTTTCAGGGCCGCCTGAAGGACACGAACTGAAGGGGGCGGCAATGGCCGAAGAATTCCTGCTGAGCGAACAAGCCGATTCCGAGCTGGTCGAAAAAGTGAAGGAATGTATTCTTGCTACCCGTTTAAGCGCAAAACCGGAATCTTTGACCGAAAGGATCATGGCGGACGCGGACCTCTATCATTTTGGTACGGAAAGTTTCCGGAACAGCAACCGGAATATGCGGAAGGAAGTGGAATTGCGCTCCGGCAAGCGTATTCCGGGCGGACAATGGAGAAAAAGCGCGATGATCATGCTCAGGCAGCATGAATTCAAAACCGATTATTGCCGCGCCCTTCTCCAAAAAGGCAAACAGGAAAATATAGAGCGGCTGGAAGCCCGCGAGGAAGAACAACAACTGAAGAAGCAAATAAAACGCGCGGCCGCGGAAGAAGCTGCCTCCGCGGAAGCGGCAGGTTCCCCGGCTTTGGCAATATCCGCTGCTTCCGGTGGACCGGCAACGAACTCCGGCGAGCCGGCCTCTTCAACGACTCCCGGAATATCCTCAGCAGCAGCAGCGGGTAAAGGTAAGGGTAAAGGAAAAAAGGACG is a window from the Anseongella ginsenosidimutans genome containing:
- a CDS encoding Pycsar system effector family protein; the protein is MPATGLMEKTAAYVRDLYKEHANENLIYHTLEHTEGVVKAAEQIADHYQLDETDYLAVYIAAWFHDTGYLSGPPEGHELKGAAMAEEFLLSEQADSELVEKVKECILATRLSAKPESLTERIMADADLYHFGTESFRNSNRNMRKEVELRSGKRIPGGQWRKSAMIMLRQHEFKTDYCRALLQKGKQENIERLEAREEEQQLKKQIKRAAAEEAASAEAAGSPALAISAASGGPATNSGEPASSTTPGISSAAAAGKGKGKGKKDEKRPARGVETMFRTTSVNHLHLSEMADNKAHILLTINSIIVSILVTLLFRKMDDDSKLLIPGLMFLITSLTTIVFAILVTRPNVTSGVFTKEDIRNKTANLLFFGNFHKMDLEDYQWGVRQMMDDADFLYGSMTRDIYNLGVVLGRKYKLLRYAYGFFMVGFIASALSFVFVVLD
- a CDS encoding SdiA-regulated domain-containing protein, with the translated sequence MKALFLTPLVLVACAGTSSKMPASLPEGYTYENLQEIELEKELEEISGITYDGGGFLAHNDEEGIIYRLDKSYRIKASLPFGEEGDYEELKKVNEALYVLKSKGHIWSMGYDGTRLNMIQEHKWPGEKAEFEAMFYDKEKRSLVLICKNEKGDKETRITRGYAFYPEESRFGKEAVFNLEWDEAARVAGTEIKALHPSAAAVHPLTGAIYILASIEKLLLVADREGGVKEVHRLGKELFAQPEGITFDEAGNLYISNEAGDAGAATLLAFSYQAAN
- a CDS encoding metallophosphoesterase, translating into MPFSSKLRIVFLVLTAMFVAASLSAQERNAGPRQRVILIGDAGRLLNGRAIVPEAAASMINPGDSRVTVVFLGDNVYDKGLPGEEDKNYSESVHILQRQLAPFEGYKAAVYMIPGNHDWQKGGPLGWDRIKRQAAWVDSLPGDRVVFLPQGGCPGPEEITLGDSVVLVIVDTQWWLHPFEKPGEDSDCDCKNREEVLAALEDIAWRNRHKKIVFAAHHAFRTHGIHGGYFTLKQHIFPLTDLHPDWYFPLPLVGSIYPLSRGVFGDIQDLQHPEYRYMVKSMEEAMEAAEDVTWVGGHDHALQLLRDKERYYIVSGSGINMERVRTASNTLFASGKRGFAEILFLENGNKEIRFFEVDTAGNARLAFKKELPAGARPAEAELAGGTSLRRKLRQRPAMGQESPGRKTSLQRKMCQRRTVWPEPARRKSLCQSGQKRHPGTVLPWPLLLSTMKRGKCTGFFSVRIIAGSGPLPLKCGFSGLKKKWEGWKL
- a CDS encoding BamA/TamA family outer membrane protein, encoding MRSEENDERFIRDYAGLHPQDELFTHRTFAGLVAGFEIDTRNHELTPTRGFSWNTTFKGMQQVQGEKDRYGQLQTELRLFTSFNLNPRLVIANRIGAGYTFGEPGFYQLLYLGGKQNLRGYRNFRFAGESMFYHNIELRLKLFDFTSYLFPGSVGLTGFHDIGRVWRPGEDSDKWHQGYGGGIYLVPAEMLVLSGSVGFSEEEILPSVSLGFQF